In the Afipia sp. GAS231 genome, TCCGTTCCGATGTCGCCCTTGCCGCCGGCCATGTGCTCTCACCGATTCTTGATACGGTACCGTATTGCTAACCCGTTACGGTCTTGATACGCTACCGTATCAGACTGAAAAGATAGCGAAAAATAGCGGGAGCGAACGATGGCGACGGACGCGACCTATCGCGGCACGGTCTATCCCTGGCAATGCGACCATGTCGGGCACATGAACATCATGTGGTATGTCGGCAAATTCGACGAGGCCAACTGGAACCTGTTCGCGCGGCTCGGCCTGATGCCGTCCTACTTGCGCGAATCCGGCCGCGGCATGGCGGCCGTCCAGCAGAACATCGCCTACAAGCGCGAACTGCTGGCCGGCGACATCGTCGAGGTGACGAGCCGATTGCTGGAGATCCGCGAAAAATCGATCCGCTTCCGGCACGAGATGCGCAACGCCGAGACCGGCGAGGTCGCCGCGACCTGCGAAATCACCGCCGTCCACATGGACCGGCAGGCACGTAAATCGGCGCCGTTCGCGCCCGCGATTCGCAACGTCGCGCTTGATCATCTCGATCCCGAACCGGCGATGGCGTGAAGCGCATGTCGTCGTTCCAGCCGAAGAATCCGAACTATCGCGCGATTGCGACCGACACCTTCGAGCGCCAGCGCGCGATGCGCACGCTCGGCATCTCGATCGCGCGGATGGAGCCGGGCGAAATTGAACTGGCGATGGGCTACGCGCCCGAATTCACCCAGCAGAACGGCTTCG is a window encoding:
- a CDS encoding thioesterase family protein; protein product: MATDATYRGTVYPWQCDHVGHMNIMWYVGKFDEANWNLFARLGLMPSYLRESGRGMAAVQQNIAYKRELLAGDIVEVTSRLLEIREKSIRFRHEMRNAETGEVAATCEITAVHMDRQARKSAPFAPAIRNVALDHLDPEPAMA